The Saccopteryx leptura isolate mSacLep1 chromosome 2, mSacLep1_pri_phased_curated, whole genome shotgun sequence genome has a window encoding:
- the HSD17B1 gene encoding 17-beta-hydroxysteroid dehydrogenase type 1 isoform X1, whose amino-acid sequence MDRTVVLITGCSSGIGLHLALRLASDPSQSFKVYATFRDLSTQGPLWEAARSQGCSPGSLETLQLDVQDANSVAAAKARVTEGHVDVLVCNAGRGLHGPFELHSAEAVGSVLDVNLVGTLQMLQCFLPDMKRRRSGRILVTGSMGGLMGLPFNAVYCASKFAIEGLCESLAVLLPPFGIHVSLIECGPVRTAFQEKVQDGLGAALDAADAQTRDLFDQYQRHLEQVFRETAQDPEEVTEVGAGPGSGSGGGTRVLAAIPGERSASVPRRSSSPRCAPRSQPCATSAPSASCPSCACASPTPAAAATSLLCGALCSVTSARRVRTAPRRRPEPENWGFLSSVLQQPPRNKGLVPVISLSLLAPPRMCGSGE is encoded by the exons ATGGACCGCACTGTGGTGCTCATCACTGGCTGCTCCTCGGGCATTGGCCTGCACCTGGCTCTGCGCTTGGCATCAGACCCATCCCAGAGCTTCAAAG TGTACGCCACGTTTCGGGACCTGAGCACACAGGGCCCACTGTGGGAGGCAGCCAGGTCCCAAGGGTGCTCTCCTGGCTCCCTGGAGACGCTGCAGCTGGATGTGCAGGACGCAAATTCTGTGGCTGCAGCCAAGGCACGGGTGACCGAAGGCCACGTGGATGTGTTGG TGTGCAACGCGGGCCGCGGCCTGCACGGGCCGTTCGAGCTGCACTCGGCGGAAGCAGTGGGCTCTGTGCTAGACGTGAACTTGGTCGGGACCCTGCAGATGCTTCAGTGCTTCCTGCCGGACATGAAGCGCCGCCGCTCAGGACGAATATTGGTGACTGGAAGCATGGGAGGCTTAATGG GGCTGCCCTTCAATGCCGTTTACTGTGCCAGCAAGTTCGCGATCGAAGGTTTATGTGAGAGTCTGGCGGTTCTGCTGCCGCCTTTCGGGATCCA TGTGAGCCTCATCGAGTGCGGCCCGGTGCGCACCGCCTTCCAGGAGAAGGTCCAGGACGGCCTCGGCGCGGCGCTGGACGCAGCAGACGCCCAAACCCGAGACCTCTTCGACCAGTACCAGCGCCACTTGGAGCAGGTCTTCCGAGAGACGGCGCAGGACCCAGAGGAGGTGACAGAGGTGGGTGCCGGGCCGGGCTCCGGGAGCGGGGGCGGCACTCGAGTCCTTGCAGCCATCCCCGGCGAGCGCTCCGCCTCCGTCCCCCGCAGGTCTTCCTCGCCGCGCTGCGCGCCCCGCAGCCAGCCCTGCGCTACTTCAGCTCCGAGCGCATCCTGCCCTTCGTGCGCCTGCGCCTCGCCGACCCCAGCGGCTGCAGCTACGTCGCTGCTATGCGGCGCCTTATGTTCAGTGACAAGCGCGCGGAGGGTCCGGACAGCACCCAGACGGAGGCCGGAGCCGGAGAACTGGGGGTTCCTGAGTTCGGTGCTCCAACAGCCGCCCCGCAATAAAGGCCTGGTCCCCgtgatctccctctctctccttgcgCCCCCGAGGATGTGTGGTTCTGGGGAATGA
- the HSD17B1 gene encoding 17-beta-hydroxysteroid dehydrogenase type 1 isoform X2 — protein sequence MDRTVVLITGCSSGIGLHLALRLASDPSQSFKVYATFRDLSTQGPLWEAARSQGCSPGSLETLQLDVQDANSVAAAKARVTEGHVDVLVCNAGRGLHGPFELHSAEAVGSVLDVNLVGTLQMLQCFLPDMKRRRSGRILVTGSMGGLMGLPFNAVYCASKFAIEGLCESLAVLLPPFGIHVSLIECGPVRTAFQEKVQDGLGAALDAADAQTRDLFDQYQRHLEQVFRETAQDPEEVTEVFLAALRAPQPALRYFSSERILPFVRLRLADPSGCSYVAAMRRLMFSDKRAEGPDSTQTEAGAGELGVPEFGAPTAAPQ from the exons ATGGACCGCACTGTGGTGCTCATCACTGGCTGCTCCTCGGGCATTGGCCTGCACCTGGCTCTGCGCTTGGCATCAGACCCATCCCAGAGCTTCAAAG TGTACGCCACGTTTCGGGACCTGAGCACACAGGGCCCACTGTGGGAGGCAGCCAGGTCCCAAGGGTGCTCTCCTGGCTCCCTGGAGACGCTGCAGCTGGATGTGCAGGACGCAAATTCTGTGGCTGCAGCCAAGGCACGGGTGACCGAAGGCCACGTGGATGTGTTGG TGTGCAACGCGGGCCGCGGCCTGCACGGGCCGTTCGAGCTGCACTCGGCGGAAGCAGTGGGCTCTGTGCTAGACGTGAACTTGGTCGGGACCCTGCAGATGCTTCAGTGCTTCCTGCCGGACATGAAGCGCCGCCGCTCAGGACGAATATTGGTGACTGGAAGCATGGGAGGCTTAATGG GGCTGCCCTTCAATGCCGTTTACTGTGCCAGCAAGTTCGCGATCGAAGGTTTATGTGAGAGTCTGGCGGTTCTGCTGCCGCCTTTCGGGATCCA TGTGAGCCTCATCGAGTGCGGCCCGGTGCGCACCGCCTTCCAGGAGAAGGTCCAGGACGGCCTCGGCGCGGCGCTGGACGCAGCAGACGCCCAAACCCGAGACCTCTTCGACCAGTACCAGCGCCACTTGGAGCAGGTCTTCCGAGAGACGGCGCAGGACCCAGAGGAGGTGACAGAG GTCTTCCTCGCCGCGCTGCGCGCCCCGCAGCCAGCCCTGCGCTACTTCAGCTCCGAGCGCATCCTGCCCTTCGTGCGCCTGCGCCTCGCCGACCCCAGCGGCTGCAGCTACGTCGCTGCTATGCGGCGCCTTATGTTCAGTGACAAGCGCGCGGAGGGTCCGGACAGCACCCAGACGGAGGCCGGAGCCGGAGAACTGGGGGTTCCTGAGTTCGGTGCTCCAACAGCCGCCCCGCAATAA
- the NAGLU gene encoding alpha-N-acetylglucosaminidase yields the protein MAAALGFLFLVVAGASARDEAQEAEAVRALLARLLGPGPAAAFSVSVERALAAESGLDTYRLSGGGAGAQVRVLGSTGVAAAAGVHRYLRDFCGCHVAWSGSQLHLPQPLPAVPEELTEATPNRYRYYQNVCTQSYSFVWWDWARWEQEIDWMALNGINLALAWSGQEAIWQRVYLALGLTQSEIDEYFTGPAFLAWGRMGNLHTWGGPLPHSWHLKQLYLQHRILDRMRSFGMTPVLPAFAGHVPKALTRVFPQVNVTQLGSWGHFNCSYSCSFLLAPEDPLFPTVGSLFLRELTKEFGTDHIYGADTFNEMQPPSSEPSYLTAATAAVYQAMISVDPAAIWLLQGWLFQHQPQFWGPAQVGAVLRAVPPGRLLVLDLFAESQPVYVHTASFQGQPFIWCMLHNFGGSHGLFGALEAVNRGPVAARLFPNSTLVGTGMAPEGIGQNEVVYALMAELGWRKDPVADLGDWVTRFAARRYGVSHGDAEAAWRLLLRSVYNCSGEACSGHNRSPLVRRPSLKMATTVWYNRSDVFEAWRLLLTAAPTLASSPAFRYDLVDITRQAVQELVSLYYEEVRTAYLNKELVPLLRAAGVLAYELLPSLDSLLASDSHFLLGSWLEQAREAAVSEAEAHLYELNSRYQLTLWGPEGNILDYANKQLAGLVADYYTPRWRLFLEMLTESLAQGVPFPQHQFEEDVFQLEQTFVLGTRRYPNQPQGDTVDLAKKLFIRYYPRWLAGSL from the exons ATGGCCGCGGCTCTGGGGTTCCTGTTCCTGGTGGTGGCGGGGGCCTCGGCCAGGGACGAGGCCCAGGAGGCGGAGGCCGTGCGGGCGCTGCTGGCCCGGCTGCTGGGGCCCGGGCCAGCGGCCGCCTTCTCAGTGTCAGTGGAGCGCGCCCTGGCGGCCGAGTCCGGCCTGGACACCTACCGCCTGAGCGGCGGCGGCGCCGGGGCGCAGGTGCGGGTGCTCGGCTCCACCGGCGTGGCCGCTGCCGCAGGGGTGCACCGCTACCTGCGCGACTTCTGCGGCTGCCAcgtggcctggtcaggctctcagctGCACCTGCCGCAGCCGCTACCCGCCGTGCCGGAGGAGCTGACCGAGGCCACGCCCAACAG GTACCGCTATTACCAGAATGTGTGCACGCAAAGCTACTCCTTCGTGTGGTGGGACTGGGCCCGCTGGGAACAGGAGATTGACTGGATGGCGCTGAATGGCATCAACCTGGCGCTGGCGTGGAGCGGCCAGGAGGCCATCTGGCAGCGG GTGTACCTGGCCTTGGGCCTGACCCAGTCAGAGATCGATGAGTACTTCACTGGTCCTGCCTTCCTGGCCTGGGGGCGCATGGGCAACCTGCACACCTGGGGTGGCCCCCTGCCCCACTCCTGGCACCTCAAGCAGCTTTACCTGCAG CATCGGATTCTGGACCGAATGCGCTCTTTCGGCATGACCCCCGTGCTGCCTGCATTCGCGGGGCATGTCCCCAAGGCTCTAACCAG GGTGTTCCCTCAGGTCAATGTCACCCAGCTGGGCAGCTGGGGACACTTCAACTGCTCCtactcctgctccttccttctggCTCCGGAAGACCCCCTATTCCCTACTGTGGGGAGCCTCTTCCTGCGGGAGCTGACCAAAGAGTTTGGCACAGATCACATCTACGGAGCTGACACGTTCAATGAGATGCAGCCCCCATCCTCAGAGCCCTCCTACCTCACCGCAGCCACTGCTGCTGTCTACCAGGCCATGATCTCAG TGGACCCTGCTGCCATATGGCTCCTGCAAGGCTGGCTCTTCCAGCACCAGCCCCAGTTCTGGGGCCCTGCCCAGGTGGGGGCTGTGCTCAGGGCGGTGCCCCCTGGCCGCCTCCTGGTTCTGGACCTGTTTGCTGAGAGCCAGCCCGTGTACGTCCACACAGCCTCCTTCCAGGGCCAGCCCTTCATCTGGTGCATGCTGCATAACTTTGGGGGCAGCCATGGCCTGTTTGGGGCGCTGGAGGCCGTGAACCGAGGCCCCGTGGCTGCCCGCCTCTTCCCCAATTCCACCCTGGTAGGCACGGGCATGGCCCctgaaggcattggccagaacgAAGTGGTCTATGCCCTCATGGCCGAGCTGGGCTGGCGGAAGGACCcagtggcagatttgggggactgggtgaccCGCTTTGCAGCCCGGCGGTATGGGGTCTCCCACGGGGACGCAGAAGCAGCGTGGCGGCTGCTTCTCAGGAGTGTCTACAACTGCTCGGGCGAGGCGTGCAGTGGCCACAATCGCAGCCCACTGGTCAGGCGGCCATCCCTAAAGATGGCTACCACCGTCTGGTACAACCGATCAGATGTGTTTGAGGCCTGGCGGCTGCTGCTGACAGCCGCCCCCACCCTGGCCTCCAGCCCGGCCTTCCGCTACGACCTGGTGGACATCACTCGCCAGGCGGTTCAGGAGCTGGTCAGCTTGTACTACGAGGAGGTGAGGACTGCCTAcctgaacaaagagctggttcccCTGTTGAGGGCGGCAGGCGTCCTGGCCTACGAGCTTCTGCCCTCACTGGACAGCCTACTGGCTAGCGACAGCCACTTCCTGCTGGgcagctggctggagcaggcCCGGGAGGCAGCGGTCAGTGAGGCCGAGGCCCATCTCTATGAACTGAACAGCCGCTACCAGCTGACCCTTTGGGGGCCAGAGGGCAACATTCTAGACTACGCTAACAAGCAGCTGGCCGGACTAGTGGCCGACTACTACACCCCCCGCTGGCGCCTCTTCCTGGAGATGCTGACTGAGAGCCTGGCCCAGGGCGTCCCCTTCCCACAGCACCAGTTTGAGGAGGACGTCTTCCAGCTGGAGCAGACCTTTGTCCTGGGCACACGCAGGTATCCTAACCAGCCCCAAGGTGACACTGTGGACCTGGCCAAAAAACTCTTCATCAGATATTATCCCCGGTGGCTGGCTGGCTCCTTGTGA